The Anomalospiza imberbis isolate Cuckoo-Finch-1a 21T00152 unplaced genomic scaffold, ASM3175350v1 scaffold_80, whole genome shotgun sequence genome contains a region encoding:
- the LOC137467815 gene encoding serine/threonine-protein kinase pim-1-like, with product MWGKVVHTGSDLKLLEWLELPNDILIVLERPEHSQDLHNFIRARGYLSEEVARDLFRQVLEAVQHCTSCGVLHRDIKPQNILVDLATGQAKLIDFGCGTYLQDTAYTRFAGTRSYRPPEWTHFRFYYGKPATIWSLGILLHQMVCGEHPFRRSQNISWDHQLSLPQRLSQECQDVIRRCLSMLHSDRPSLEELFCDPWLQDIHRP from the exons atgtggggcaaggttgtccacactgggtcagacctcaag ctgctggagtggcttgagctccccaacgacatcttgatcgtgctggaacgcccagagCACTCTCAGGACTTGCAcaatttcattcgggcacgggggtacctgtccgaggaggtggcgcgggatctgttccgccaggtgctggaggccgtgcagcactgcaccagctgtggggtcctgcacagggacatcaaaccacagaacatcctggttgacctggccaccgggcaggccaaattgattgactttggctgtggcacctacctgcaagacacagcctacactcgctttgcag gaacacggtcatacaggcccccagaatggacccactttcgattttactacggcaagccagctaccatctggtccctgggcatcctgctgcaccagatggtctgcggggagcaccctttcaggaggagccagaacatcagctgggaccatcagctctcgctgccacaacggctctctcaag agtgccaagatgtgatcaggcggtgtttatccatgctgcactcggacaggccctcgttagaagagctgttctgtgatccctggctgcaggatattcatcggccctag